In one Colletotrichum destructivum chromosome 2, complete sequence genomic region, the following are encoded:
- a CDS encoding Putative major facilitator superfamily, MFS transporter superfamily: MAGSTVATGVHEESVPKESWLDKWRWYERNTSKEEKTLLRKLDFMILTFGCLTFFTKFLDLQAFQNAYVSGMKEDIGMVGNDLQYTTGVFQAGYCAAMIPSNIILTRVRPNVLIPIFEVLWGILTLLTAYAKDVKHIYIIRFFSGVFECVAYPGVIYCIGCWYKRTEISRRLSLFYVAGPLGTMFAGYFQTACYTNLNGVNGLAGWRWLFIVCGCITLPVAFLGVVVFPARPDSKNPSWLLTADQIALARRRVSEGGSEAPKVKFDRRAITDVFKGWHWYAFVGLYFVFNQAMITNGQPFNLYLKAHNDRYSISQINNLPTGQSAISIVAALVGCYWADASGKRWLPSIWICGFMTVGSICMAAWNIPEGLKFFAFYVAGLGGALNPLFMSWASEVTFKSAEERAVVVASMNAVGQALLAGLNIVTFPTPQAPRFKFGWYWVMVNNILQCALVLGIMVLHNREKKSMEVLEGEAEDVEQIKVNNATKGDDESA, encoded by the exons ATGGCGGGCTCAACCGTAGCCACCGGCGTCCATGAGGAGTCGGTTCCCAAGGAGAGTTGGCTGGACAAGTGGCGCTGGTACGAGCGAAACACTTcaaaggaggagaagactCTGTTGCGGAAGCTT GACTTCATGATCCTGACCTTTGGCTGCCTCACTTTCTTCACAAAG TTTCTCGACCTTCAGGCTTTCCAGAATGCATACGTCAGCGGAATGAAGGAGGATATCGGCATGGTGGGAAATGACCTGCAGTATACCACTGGAGTTTTTCAAGCTGGATACTGTGCTGCCATGATTCCGTCCAACATTATCCTCACTCGTGTCCG GCCCAACGTCTTGATCCCCATCTTCGAGGTCCTTTGGGGCATCCTGACACTCTTAACCGCGTACGCCAAAGATGTCAAGCATATCTACATCATCCGGTTCTTTAGCGGTGTCTTCGAGTGTGTCGCATACCCTGGTGTCATCTACTGCATCGGATGTTGGTACAAGCGCACCGAGATCTCTCGCCGACTGAGCTTATTCTATGTTGCTGGCCCCCTGGGAACG ATGTTTGCAGGCTACTTCCAGACAGCCTGTTACACGAACCTCAATGGAGTCAACGGCTTGGCCGGTTGGCGTTGGCTCTTTATAGTGTGCGGCTGCATTACACTTCCCGTCGCtttcctcggcgtcgtcgtgttCCCTGCCCGTCCCGATTCCAAGAACCCTTCGTGGCTTCTGACAGCGGACCAAATCGCCCTGGCACGCCGCCGGGTCTCGGAAGGAGGCTCTGAGGCCCCCAAGGTCAAGTTCGACCGCAGGGCGATCACCGACGTCTTCAAGGGCTGGCATTGGTACGCCTTCGTCGGCCTGTACTTCGTCTTCAACCAGGCGATGATCACCAACGGCCAACCTTTCAACCTCTACCTCAAGGCGCACAACGACCGCTACTCCATCAGCCAGATCAACAACCTGCCTACCGGACAGTCtgccatctccatcgtcgcGGCTCTGGTGGGTTGCTACTGGGCCGATGCCAGTGGCAAGCGCTGGCTGCCCTCCATCTGGATCTGCGGCTTTATGACCGTTGGGTCGATCTGCATGGCAGCCTGGAACATCCCCGAGGGACTCAAGTTTTTCGCCTTCTATGTTGCTGGACTTGGCGGCGCACTGAACCCGTTGTTCATGTCTTGGGCCTCTGAAGTCACGTTCAAATCTGCCGAAGAacgtgccgtcgtcgtcgcttcCATGAATGCCGTTGGTCAAGCTCTCCTGGCAGGTCTCAATATTGTTACGTTCCCTACACCTCAAG CGCCGAGATTCAAGTTTGGATGGTACTGGGTCATGGTCAACAACATCCTGCAGTGTGCCCTGGTTCTTGGCATCATGGTGCTCCACAACCGTGAGAAAAAGTCCATggaggtcctcgagggcgaggcggaggacgtGGAACAGATTAAAGTCAACAACGCAACCAAGGGCGATGATGAATCGGCCTAG
- a CDS encoding Putative WW domain, heterokaryon incompatibility: MTKSPADKPRYHYRDLDLTSKEIRVVELLPGAFDEAIRIKFHHVALSPRRPSAIRLPPTRKEIQKTLPSDWIVRVCLDGRFIFERQRHYGPEEPYETSWLHPLTGVDPNVAFDDNKLEYEGLSYVWAPAGGEEYAYVVEPTAPSTGAASSSLNIRPNLAAALRHLRYRDTPRRLWIDALCINQANLEERNQQVHMMCDIYRRANHVVVWLGPEGGYSKLALSALRHLGEQAVYTERGAWRTNPPGCSNPELARASVALPFDEQTWDGITNLLQRSWFERLWVWQEVRLADERSFMLCGPDSISLSVFRRAIFCASDKKVLPSAHVRGLILDAVEVMLPFSHQPFFRELQTLNWKGCADPRDKIYGALGAAPAAIRERVRPDYSLPVEQVYSQFCKAYLEELRRLDFLDRCNVDARKIEAPSWVPDWSVPVDRAVRLPYADVFYAAGASAAEISFRPGVGGHAGELMEAAGVTCGTVSFVGQKSTADSEGLLAAVKAWEPAALSTERYAPTNERAIDAFVTLLGLGYMIERWPQCNSLLTVPEAAELYGREFISDLEGDAVSHESINFIRVRHRYFIKTDTGYMGTSHARPEVGDQLVVLLGCPSPLLVRPAAPDPPHSPTGERPRRFRVVGATYTHGLMDTEALLGPLPDGWRARMARESGFFDSMHFFSAATDEVTKLDPRLGEDPPEWERMEAVRSGADPWNFARYRHRDTREVINSDPRLTASELEARGVQVETFGLI; the protein is encoded by the coding sequence ATGACGAAGAGCCCAGCCGACAAACCAAGATACCATTACCGGGACCTGGATTTGACCTCGAAAGAGATCCGCGTGGTTGAGCTGCTgcccggcgccttcgacgAGGCGATCCGTATCAAGTTCCATCACGTCGCCCTGTCGCCACGCCGACCGTCCGCCATCCGACTGCCCCCGACCCGGAAGGAAATCCAGAAGACGCTGCCGTCCGACTGGATAGTTCGCGTTTGCCTCGACGGGCGCTTCATTTTTGAACGTCAGAGACATTACGGCCCGGAGGAGCCCTACGAGACGTCCTGGCTGCACCCCTTGACAGGCGTCGACCCCAACGTCGCCTTCGACGACAACAAGCTCGAGTACGAGGGCTTGTCGTACGTCTGGGCGCctgcgggcggcgaggaatATGCCTACGTTGTCGAgcccacggcgccgtcgacgggcgcCGCATCGTCTAGCCTGAACATCCGTCCGAACCTCGCAGCCGCCCTGCGGCATCTCAGATACCGCGATACTCCCCGGAGGCTGTGGATCGACGCGCTGTGCATCAACCAGGCCAACCTCGAAGAGCGCAACCAGCAGGTTCACATGATGTGCGACATCTACCGCCGAGCGAACCACGTCGTAGTATGGCTCGGGCCAGAGGGCGGGTATAGCAAGCTGGCTCTTTCTGCGCTGcgtcatctcggcgagcAGGCTGTGTACACGGAACGAGGGGCGTGGAGGACCAACCCGCCTGGGTGCAGCAACCCCGAGCTCGCCCGAGCCTCGGTGGCCTTGCCCTTTGACGAGCAGACCTGGGATGGCATCACAAACCTCCTTCAGCGGTCCTGGTTCGAGCGTCTCTGGGTCTGGCAAGAGGTCCGTCTTGCGGACGAGCGGTCCTTCATGCTCTGCGGGCCCGACAGCATCTCGCTGTCCGTCTTCCGCCGCGCCATCTTCTGCGCCAGCGACAAGAAGGTCCTCCCCAGCGCCCATGTGAGGGGGCTCATCCTCGATGCCGTCGAGGTGATGCTGCCGTTCTCCCACCAGCCGTTCTTCCGCGAGCTGCAGACGCTCAACTGGAAAGGCTGCGCGGATCCGAGAGACAAGATCTATGGCGCCCTGGGCGCGGCCCCCGCAGCCATCAGGGAGCGTGTCAGGCCGGACTACTCGCTCCCCGTCGAGCAGGTCTACAGCCAGTTCTGCAAGGCCTACCTGGAGGAGCTTAGGAGGTTGGACTTCCTCGACCGCTGCAACGTCGATGCCCGCAAAATTGAGGCGCCCTCGTGGGTGCCGGACTGGTCTGTCCCCGTCGACCGCGCCGTCCGACTGCCATACGCCGACGTCTTCTACGCAGCTGGCGCCTCCGCGGCAGAGATCAGCTTCCGACCGGGCGTAGGAGGCCACGCCGGCGAGCTtatggaggcggcgggcgtgaCCTGCGGCACTGTCTCGTTCGTCGGGCAGAAGTCGACGGCCGATTCCGAAGGCCTCCTTGCCGCGGTGAAGGCgtgggagccggcggcgctctCGACGGAGCGGTACGCCCCGACAAATGAGAGAGCCATCGACGCCTTTGTCACGCTTCTCGGGCTGGGGTACATGATCGAGCGGTGGCCGCAGTGCAACAGCCTCCTCACGGTacccgaggcggcggagctgTACGGCCGAGAGTTCATCAGcgatctcgagggcgacgccgtctcCCACGAGTCCATCAACTTCATCCGCGTCAGGCATCGGTACTTCATCAAGACGGACACGGGGTACATGGGCACCTCCCACGCGCGGCCAGAGGTAGGAGaccagctcgtcgtcttgcTGGGCTGCCCATCGCCGCTGCTCGtgaggccggcggcaccggaCCCCCCTCACTCTCCGACCGGGGAACGGCCTCGACGGTTCAGGGTTGTTGGGGCCACGTATACCCACGGGCTGATGGACACTGAGGCGCTGCTCGGCCCGCTGCCCGACGGCTGGAGGGCTCGCATGGCGCGTGAGtccggcttcttcgactcgATGcacttcttctcggccgcgacGGACGAGGTGACCAAGCTGGATCCCAGGCTGGGAGAGGATCCGCCCGAGTGGGAGAGGATGGAGGCCGTGAGGAGCGGCGCCGACCCGTGGAACTTTGCCCGGTACAGGCACAGGGACACGAGGGAGGTGATCAACTCGGACCCGAGACTGACGGCGTCTGAGTTGGAAGCTCGGGGTGTCCAAGTCGAAACGTTCGGTCTTATTTGA
- a CDS encoding Putative glycosyl transferase, family 20, HAD-superfamily hydrolase, subfamily IIB, HAD superfamily, which yields MEQQQQQQQQQQLQHHHHPHDQQDQKERPAELSRGVSSTASSPTTSTIPKHLSHTAVNPAPINPANPVLRSIALSDAVTPGIHQHTYVSGDSSRAQSPSYFPRSDAAAEGPSYFSLSDRRRDPPSQSQSESQPQPPHSLPLSSQQQQQQHRYPQPPNSIDINSSSSKHLPQSPGPLTGRDILKRMTLAAMGRRESLSHIRAANPDLQLSGNIISATFNIPHSLKYRKGSDWELKPRRGQSALFDSFAYLSSDETPWNHTVVAWTGEIDTPKDVLSPPDTPPATTVHFSSLNTLSAPIPIDGDARLPTPPPSEGLWLPREDQARLEAQLAHSKTIKTVPVWLCDDNEQQEEGILLKDQSRWRRYAEHDLYTLFHYKQHEPTDGRKERLQWADYYRMNQKFANRIIELYKPGDIVVVHDYYLMLLPSMLRQRVPNMNISFFLHSPFPSSEFLRCLPRRKEVLEGVLGSNLVGFQSYSYSRHFSSCCTRVLGFPSDSGGVDAYGARVQVGVFPIGINADKCEMYAWTDAVTEKYDALKKLYAGKKIIVGRDRLDSVRGVAQKLQAFERFLEMYPDWREKVVLIQVTSPTSIEEEKDDDPESRIATRVNELVMRINGMYGSLGFSPVQHYPQYLSQDEYFALLRAADIGLITSVRDGMNTTSMEYVICQREGHGPLILSEFSGTAGSLKDAIHINPWDLSGVAVEINNALTMSPEKRMAMQTSLYNHVTTRNVQSWIDHFVRKHVHVLGTQKNAHATPLLDRALMLKTYRDAGKRLFMFDYDGTLTPIVREPSAAVPSERVLQTLKALASDERNAVWIISGRDQEFLQQHLGHIPGIGFSAEHGSFMKNPGSDEWVNLADEFDMGWQAEVMTVFQSFTDRVPGSFVERKRCALTWHYRLADPEQGMHMARECHKELQATVAQKWDVEVMEGKANLEVRPTFINKGEIAKRLVHTYNSAPASEKHPGRVEFVLCLGDDFTDEDMFRALNGLSGNEVDNEHIFTVTVGASTKVTLARWHLLEPEDVVECVALLVGVGLGGESSEHFGQVNLAALSTVEGHIPDSEK from the exons ATggagcagcaacagcagcaacagcagcagcagcagctgcagcaccaccaccacccccacGACCAACAGGATCAAAAAGAACGGCCGGCCGAGCTGAGCCGCGGGGTTTCTTCTacggcttcttctcccacaaCGTCAACGATCCCCAAGCATCTCAGCCATACCGCCGTCAATCCCGCGCCCATCAACCCCGCGAACCCCGTGCTTAGAAGCATCGCCCTCTCGGACGCCGTCACGCCGGGAATCCACCAACACACGTACGTCTCGGGTGACAGTTCGCGGGCGCAGTCGCCCAGCTATTTCCCGCGAagcgacgccgccgccgaagggCCGAGCTACTTTTCCCTTTCcgaccgccgacgagatccCCCATCTCAATCTCAATCTGAATctcaacctcaacctccccattctcttcctctgtcttctcagcaacaacaacagcaacaccgATACCCACAACCGCCAAACTCCATCGACATCaattcttcctcctccaagcACCTCCCGCAGTCCCCCGGCCCCCTCACCGGCCGCGACATCCTTAAGCGCATGACGCTCGCAGCCATGGGTCGCCGCGAGTCCCTGTCGCACATCCGCGCCGCCAACCCGGATCTGCAGCTGAGCGGTAACATCATCTCGGCCACCTTCAACATCCCGCACTCGCTCAAGTATCGCAAGGGATCCGACTGG GAATTGAAACCCCGTCGCGGCCAGTCGGCCCTCTTCGACTCCTTCGCCTACCTCTCGTCGGACGAAACGCCGTGGAAccacaccgtcgtcgcctggacCGGCGAGATCGATACCCCCAAAGACGTCCTCTCGCCCCCCGacacgccgcccgcgaccaCCGTCCACTTCTCCTCCCTCAACACCCTCTCGGCCCCGATCCCCATTGACGGCGATGCGCGTCTGCCCACGCCGCCCCCGAGCGAGGGTCTCTGGCTGCCCCGCGAAGACCAGGcccgcctcgaggcccagctgGCCCACAGCAAGACCATCAAGACGGTGCCCGTCTGGCTCTGCGACGACAACGAAcagcaggaggagggcatcCTGCTCAAGGACCAGAGCCGGTGGCGCCGCTACGCCGAGCACGACCTCTACACCCTCTTCCACTACAAGCAGCACGAGCCGACCGACGGCCGCAAGGAGCGTCTGCAGTGGGCCGACTACTACCGCATGAACCAAAAGTTCGCCAACCGCATCATCGAGCTCTACAAGCccggcgacatcgtcgtcgtccacgacTACTACCTCATGCTGCTGCCCAGCATGCTGCGCCAGCGCGTCCCCAACATGAacatctccttcttcctgcACTCGCCCTTCCCGAGTTCCGAGTTCCTGCGCTGCCTGCCTCGCCGCAAGGAGgtgctcgagggcgtcctgGGCTCCAACCTCGTCGGCTTCCAGTCCTACAGCTACTCGCGCCACTTCTCCAGCTGCTGCACccgcgtcctcggcttcccctcggacagcggcggcgtcgacgcctaCGGCGCCCGCGTCCAGGTTGGCGTCTTCCCCATCGGCATCAACGCCGACAAGTGCGAGATGTACGCCTGGaccgacgccgtcacggAAAAGTACGACGCCCTCAAGAAGCTCTACGCCGGCAAGAAGATCATTGTCGGCCGCGACCGCCTCGACTCGGTCCGCGGTGTCGCCCAGAAGCTGCAGGCCTTTGAGCGCTTCCTCGAAATGTACCCCGACTGGCGCGAGAAGGTGGTGCTGATCCAGGTCACGTCGCCCACGagcatcgaggaggagaaggacgacgACCCCGAGAGCCGCATCGCCACGCGCGTCAACGAGCTCGTCATGCGCATCAACGGCATGTACGGCAGCCTCGGCTTCTCCCCCGTCCAGCACTACCCCCAGTACCTCAGCCAGGACGAGTACTTTGCCCTgctgcgcgccgccgacattGGCCTCATCACCTCGGTCCGCGACGGCATGAACACGACGAGCATGGAGTACGTCATCTGCCAGCGCGAGGGCCACGGGCCCCTCATCCTGTCCGAGTTCAGCGGCACCGCCGGCTCCCTCAAGGACGCCATCCACATCAACCCCTGGGACCTCTcgggcgtcgccgtcgagatcaACAACGCCCTCACCATGTCCCCCGAGAAGCGCATGGCCATGCAGACGAGCCTCTACAACCACGTCACCACGCGCAACGTCCAGAGCTGGATCGACCACTTTGTCCGCAAGCACGTCCACGTCCTCGGCACCCAGAAGAACGCCCACGCCACGCCCCTTTTGGACCGCGCCCTCATGCTCAAGACGTaccgcgacgccggcaagCGCCTCTTCATGTTCGACTACGACGGCACCCTCACCCCCATTGTCCGCGAGcccagcgccgccgtgcccTCGGAGCGCGTCCTGCAGACgctcaaggccctcgccAGCGACGAGAGGAACGCCGTCTGGATCATCTCGGGCCGCGACCAGGAGTtcctgcagcagcacctcGGCCACATCCCCGGCATCGGCTTCAGCGCCGAGCACGGCAGCTTCATGAAGAACCCGGGCTCCGACGAATGGGTCAACCTTGCCGACGAGTTCGACATGGGCTGGCAGGCCGAGGTCATGACCGTCTTCCAGTCCTTTACGGACCGCGTCCCGG GCTCTTTTGTTGAGCGCAAGCGATGCGCCCTGACGTGGCACTACCGACTGGCCGATCCCGAGCAGGGCATGCACATGGCGCGCGAGTGCCACAAGGAGCTCCAGGCCACCGTGGCCCAGAAATGGGATGTCGAGGTCATGGAGGGCAAGGCCAACCTCGAGGTCAGGCCGACCTTCATCAACAAGGGCGAGATCGCCAAGCGGCTTGTCCACACGTACAACTCGGCGCCCGCGTCGGAGAAGCACCCCGGCCGCGTCGAGTTTGTGCTCTGCCTGGGCGACGACTtcaccgacgaggacatgTTCCGCGCCCTCAACGGCCTGTCGGGCAACGAGGTGGACAACGAGCACATTTTCACCGTCACGGTCGGTGCGAGCACCAAGGTCACGCTGGCCAGGTGGCACTTGCTGGAGCCCGAGGACGTTGTCGAATGCGTCGCGCTGCTCGTCGGtgtcggtctcggcggcgagagctCTGAGCATTTTGGCCAGGTCAACCTCGCCGCTCTGAGCACGGTCGAGGGACACATCCCCGACTCGGAGAAGTGA
- a CDS encoding Putative peptidase S8/S53 domain, peptidase S8, subtilisin, His-active, translating into MRFSHLLPALALVALGAAQENVDQPTEEVEVEVEAKRFIIEFASGVHAKVKRDELSSEEGITVLKTFESAVFSGASLETDNHNLDTLRVLPDVVGVWPNSKARLIAPVKRQVDVDADAAGAHAVHWATGVDEIHKEGILGEGVKVGIVDSGVWYKHAALGGGFGPGFKVVGGWDFVGDGWQAGTAKKPDADPADEQGHGTHVAGILAGESSTGWTGVAPKASLYAYKVFGPGDGTDQATIIDAFLRAYDDGMDIITASIGARGGFANNAWAVVASRIAAQGVVVTIGAGNSGNGGPYYGGTGSSGENVLSVASAEVKRGGGGGGGGGGNGTAAAGDDVLRPSYFTSWGGLYDLSVKPDITAPGTDVFSTWPGGDDNQFVLLSGTSMATPYIAGVAALYISKHGGRAAHGKDFAKDLSMRVISSGASLPWLLYSGEADPAFRAPSQQVGGGLVDAKKVVGYATSLELRRFGLNDTLHFRADQGIAVRNTGKDRVRYSFEVESWAGVEMLRAYDARDPGETPRIRYRPEVVPSNISVSVGLPGGFELGPGEERKAKFVFEIPQGVNQTALPAYGGRVLVKGSNGEVVGVPFQGLAFDLKQQMQNPFHGTYPWLRSSTAYSNKTTFTFDLSTAAQDFPKIFMKIKWGSREVRWDIYESGFDEKRDWEYPPVPGRRGYIGSATSWSGAGSSSTFNPARHNASDLFTLPVTDVARNALTTGGFTTSYWWFGRLADGTLVGPGKYTMRFAVLVPFANPENANSWKGLTTEFTILPKPGNSTITKRW; encoded by the exons ATGCGTTTCTCTCATCTATTGCCCGCcctggccctcgtcgccctcggcgccgcgcaAGAGAACGTCGATCAACCGACtgaggaggttgaggttgaggtcGAGGCCAAACGCTTCATCATCGAGTTCGCCAGC GGCGTTCACGCAAAGGTCAAACGCGACGAGCTCTCATCCGAAGAGGGCATCACCGTCCTCAAAACGTTCGAGTCCGCCGTTTTTTCCGGCGCGAGCCTCGAGACGGACAACCACAACCTCGACACCCTCCGCGTCCTccccgacgtcgtcggcgtctggCCGAACAGCAAGGCCAGGCTGATTGCCCCCGTCAAGCGacaggtcgacgtcgacgccgacgctgccGGCGCGCATGCCGTGCACTGGGCTaccggcgtcgacgagatccaCAAGGAAggcatcctcggcgagggcgtcaaggtcggcatcgtcgactcGGGCGTGTGGTACAAGCACGCCGCCCTaggcggcggcttcggtcCGGGATTCAaagtcgtcggcggctgggACTTTGTCGGCGACGGATGGCAAGCCGGGACGGCCAAGAAGCCAGACGCCGACCCCGCAGACGAGCAAGGTCACGGCACGCACGTCGCGGGCATCCTGGCCGGGGAGTCCTCGACCGGGTGGACGGGCGTGGCGCCCAAGGCGAGCCTGTACGCGTACAAGGTCTTTGGGCCGGGCGACGGGACGGACCAGGCGACAATCATAGACGCGTTCCTGCGGGCctacgacgacggcatggaCATCATCACGGCCAGCATCGGCGCCCGCGGCGGGTTCGCCAACAACGCCTGGGCCGTCGTGGCGAGCCGCATCGCTGCgcagggcgtcgtcgtcaccatcggcgccggGAACTCGGGTAACGGCGGGCCGTACtacggcggcaccggcagcTCCGGCGAGAACGTCCTCAGCGTTGCGAGTGCCGAGGTCaagaggggcggcggcggcggcggcggcggcggcggcaacgggacggcggcggcaggggaTGACGTGCTTCGGCCGTCGTACTTCACGAGCTGGGGTGGCCTCTACGACCTGTCGGTGAAGCCCGACATCACGGCACCCGGGACGGACGTGTTCAGCACCTGGCCGGGGGGCGACGACAACCAGTTCGTCCTGCTGAGCGGCACCAGCATGGCGACGCCGTACATTGCCGGAGTGGCGGCGCTGTACATCTCCAAGCACGGCGGGAGGGCCGCCCACGGAAAAGACTTCGCCAAGGACCTCAGCATGCGCGTCATCTCTTCCGGCGCGTCGCTGCCGTGGCTGCTATAcagcggcgaggcggaccCGGCGTTCCGGGCGCCGTCGCAGCAAGTCGGCGgaggcctcgtcgacgcgaAAAAGGTCGTCGGGTACGCCACCAGCCTGGAGCTCCGGCGGTTCGGGCTGAACGACACGCTGCACTTCCGGGCAGACCAGGGAATCGCGGTGAGGAACACGGGCAAGGACAGGGTGAGGTACAgcttcgaggtcgagagcTGGGCCGGGGTGGAGATGCTCAGGGCGTACGACGCGCGGGATCCGGGGGAGACGCCGAGGATCAGATATCGTCCCGAGGTCGTGCCGTCCAACATCTCGGTCAGCGTTGGGTTGCCGGGAGGGTTCGAGCTGGGGCccggggaggagaggaaggccAA ATTCGTGTTCGAGATTCCCCAGGGCGTCAACCAGACCGCTCTTCCGGCCTACGGCGGTCGTGTTCTCGTCAAAGGCAgcaacggcgaggtcgtcggcgtgccGTTCCAAGGACTGGCGTTCGATCTGAAGCAGCAGATGCAGAACCCGTTCCACGGGACGTATCCGTGGCTGAGGTCGTCGACCGCTTACAGCAACAAGACGAC CTTCACGTTCGACCTCAGCACCGCCGCGCAGGACTTCCCCAAGATCTTTATGAAGATCAAGTGGGGATCGAGAGAGGTCCGCTGGGAT ATCTACGAGTccggcttcgacgagaaGCGAGACTGGGAATACCCCCCCgttcccggccgccgcggctACATCGGCTCGGCCACGTCCTggtccggcgccggcagctcctcgaccttcaACCCGGCGCGCCACAACGCCAGCGACCTCTTCACGCTGCCCGTGACTGATGTCGCGAGAAACgccttgacgacgggcggGTTCACGACCAGTTATTGGTGGTTTGGCCGGTTGGCGGACGGGACCCTGGTTGGGCCGGGCAAGTACAC TATGAGATTCGCCGTCCTGGTGCCGTTTGCCAACCCCGAGAACGCAAACAGTTGGAAGGGGTTGACGACGGAGTTTACCATCTTGCCGAAGCCTGGAAACAGCACCATCACGAAAAGGTGGTAG